A genomic segment from Panthera tigris isolate Pti1 chromosome A1, P.tigris_Pti1_mat1.1, whole genome shotgun sequence encodes:
- the LOC122230537 gene encoding protocadherin alpha-5-like, producing the protein MVYSQRSPGSRRLLLLLLLLTALESGSGHVHYSIPEEVKHGTFVGRIAQDLGLELVELVPRLFRVSSKGYRDLLEVNLQNGILFVNSRIDREELCGRNAECSIHLEVIVDRPLQVFHVEVEVKDINDNPPRFLRREQRLFILESRIVDSRFPLEGASDMDVGANAELKYKLNPNEYFDLDVKTNEEETNILELVLKKALDREETQEHLLLLTAVDGGKPELTGTVQLLISVLDANDNAPKFDKSVYNIRLLENAPNGTLVIKLNASDADDGINKEIVYLFSNLVLDNVRSKFIIDSNSGEITVKGELDYEDCNLYEINIDAVDRSSFPLTGHCKVIVKLLDENDNTPEIVITSISLPVQEDASLGTVIALISLSDRDSGPNGQVTCFLTPHVPFKLVSTFKNYYSLVLDSALDRESVANYELLVTARDGGSPSLSATASVSVEVADVNDNAPTFAQAEYTVFVKENNPPGCHIFTVSARDADAQENALVSYSLVERRVGERALSSYVSVHAESGKVYALQPLDHEELELLQFQVSARDAGVPPLGSNVTLQVFVLDENDNAPALLPLPGAGGAGGAVSELVWRSVGAGHVVAKVRAVDADSGYNAWLSYELQPAAGGARSPFRVALYTGEISTTRSLDEADSPRQRLLVLVRDHGEPALTATATVLLSLVESGQAPKASSRVLAGAAGAEAALVDVNVYLIIAICAVSSLLVLTLLLYVALRCSAPPSEGACGPGKPTLVCSSAVGSWSYSQQRRQRVCSGEGPPKTDLMAFSPSLPQGPGSADIVSLKNIIHKNFR; encoded by the coding sequence ATGGTATATTCTCAGAGGAGTCCAGGTTCCCGGCGCCTGCTGCTCTTGCTTCTGCTTCTTACAGCCTTGGAGTCAGGGAGTGGCCACGTCCACTACTCAATCCCGGAGGAGGTCAAACACGGCACCTTCGTGGGCCGCATCGCCCAGGACCTGGGGCTCGAGCTAGTGGAGCTAGTGCCACGCCTTTTCCGAGTGTCGTCCAAAGGTTATAGAGACCTTCTGGAAGTAAATCTGCAGAATGGCATTTTGTTTGTGAATTCTCGGATCGACCGGGAGGAGCTGTGTGGGCGGAACGCGGAGTGCAGCATCCACCTGGAGGTGATCGTGGACAGACCACTGCAGGTTTTCCATGTGGAAGTGGAGGTTAAGGACATTAACGACAACCCGCCCAGGTTCTTGCGTCGGGaacaaagattatttattttagagtcaAGAATAGTAGATTCCCGGTTTCCGCTAGAGGGCGCATCTGATATGGATGTCGGAGCAAACGCAGaattgaaatacaaattaaatcctAATGAATATTTTGACTTGGATGTTAAAACAAACgaagaagaaacaaacattttagagCTAGTATTGAAGAAAGCATTAGATAGAGAAGAAACCCAAGAACATCTTTTATTACTGACTGCAGTTGATGGAGGAAAACCTGAACTAACAGGTACAGTTCAATTATTGATCAGTGTATTGGATGCGAATGATAATGCCCCAAAATTTGATAAATCAGTTTATAATATAAGATTATTAGAAAATGCACCGAATGGGACATTAGTTATTAAACTGAATGCCTCAGATGCAGATGACGGCATTAATAAGGAAATAGTGTACCTTTTTAGTAATCTTGTTCTTGATAACGTCAGATCTAAATTTATAATCGATTCAAATAGTGGGGAAATAACAGTTAAGGGAGAACTGGATTATGAAGACtgtaatttatatgaaattaatatTGATGCTGTAGATAGAAGTTCATTCCCATTAACTGGACACTGCAAAGTTATAGTAAAACTTCTGGACGAGAATGATAATACCCCAGAGATAGTCATAACTTCCATATCTCTGCCTGTTCAAGAAGACGCTTCACTGGGGACCGTCATTGCCCTGATCAGTCTGTCCGATCGCGACTCAGGTCCCAACGGCCAGGTGACCTGCTTTCTGACACCCCATGTCCCCTTCAAGCTGGTGTCCACTTTCAAGAATTACTATTCGCTGGTGCTGGACAGCGCCCTGGACCGCGAGAGCGTGGCGAACTATGAGCTGCTGGTGACCGCACGGGACGGGGGCTCGCCTTCGCTGTCGGCCACGGCCAGCGTGTCCGTGGAAGTGGCCGACGTGAACGACAACGCGCCGACATTCGCGCAGGCCGAGTACACGGTGTTCGTGAAGGAGAACAACCCTCCCGGCTGCCACATCTTCACGGTGTCCGCGCGGGACGCGGACGCGCAGGAGAACGCGCTGGTGTCCTACTCGCTGGTGGAGCGGCGGGTGGGCGAGCGTGCGCTGTCGAGCTACGTGTCGGTGCACGCGGAGAGCGGCAAGGTGTACGCGCTGCAGCCGCTGGACCACGAGGAGCTGGAGCTGCTGCAGTTCCAAGTGAGCGCGCGCGACGCGGGCGTGCCTCCGCTGGGCAGCAACGTGACGCTGCAGGTGTTCGTGCTGGACGAGAACGACAACGCGCCCGCGCTGCTGCCGCTGCCtggggcgggcggcgcgggcggcgccgTGAGCGAGCTGGTGTGGCGGTCGGTGGGCGCGGGCCACGTGGTGGCGAAGGTGCGCGCGGTGGACGCCGACTCGGGCTACAACGCGTGGCTGTCGTACGAGCTGCAGCCGGCGGCGGGTGGCGCGCGCAGCCCGTTCCGCGTGGCGCTGTACACGGGCGAGATCAGCACGACGCGCAGCCTGGACGAGGCGGACTCGCCGCGCCAGCGCCTGCTGGTGCTGGTGAGGGACCACGGCGAGCCGGCGCTGACGGCCACGGCCACCGTGCTGCTGTCGCTGGTGGAGAGCGGCCAGGCGCCCAAGGCCTCGTCGCGGGTGTTGGCGGGCGCCGCCGGCGCGGAGGCGGCGCTGGTGGATGTCAACGTGTACCTGATCATCGCCATCTGCGCGGTGTCCAGCCTGCTGGTGCTCACGCTGCTGCTGTACGTGGCGCTGCGGTGCTCGGCGCCGCCCAGCGAGGGCGCGTGCGGGCCGGGGAAGCCCACGCTGGTGTGTTCCAGCGCGGTGGGGAGCTGGTCGTACTCGCAGCAGAGGCGGCAGAGGGTGTGCTCTGGGGAGGGTCCGCCCAAGACCGACCTCATGGCCTTCAGCCCCAGCCTACCTCAAGGTCCCGGCTCTGCAGACATCGTGagtctcaaaaatattattcacAAAAATTTTCGTTAa
- the LOC102953490 gene encoding protocadherin alpha-6 — translation MTRQDLLMEIKQVFDMVITLEGPLGSRCLLLSLLLLVAWEEGSCQVQYSVPEEAKHGTFVGRIAQDLGLELAELVPRLFRVESKGRGDLLEVNLQNGILFVNSRIDREELCGRNAECSIHLEVIVDRPLQVFHVEVVVKDINDNPPVFRLKEQRVLIYESRLPDSLFPLEGASDADVGSNSLLTYRLSSSEYFSLDVKTNSDDNTQIGLVLKKSLDREEAPEHNLFLTATDGGKPELTGTVQLLVTVLDVNDNAPGFEQTEYEVRIFENSANGTIVIRLNASDRDEGVNGEISYSFNSLVPTMVSDQFKIDPNTGEIVIRGNLDFEKVNLYKIRIDATDKGHPPMAGHCTVLLKVLDENDNVPQIALTSLSLPVREDAQLGTVIALISVSDLDSGANGQVTCFLTPHVPFKLVSTFKNYYSLVLDSALDRESVANYELLVTARDGGSPSLSATASVSVEVADVNDNAPTFAQAEYTVFVKENNPPGCHIFTVSARDADAQENALVSYSLVERRVGERALSSYVSVHAESGKVYALQPLDHEELELLQFQVSARDAGVPPLGSNVTLQVFVLDENDNAPALLPLPGAGGAGGAVSELVWRSVGAGHVVAKVRAVDADSGYNAWLSYELQPAAGGARSPFRVALYTGEISTTRSLDEADSPRQRLLVLVRDHGEPALTATATVLLSLVESGQAPKASSRVLAGAAGAEAALVDVNVYLIIAICAVSSLLVLTLLLYVALRCSAPPSEGACGPGKPTLVCSSAVGSWSYSQQRRQRVCSGEGPPKTDLMAFSPGHPPCPLVGDTSQHQDLNDDHCAKCRKRNSREFAL, via the exons ATGACGAGGCAAGATCTTCTGatggaaataaaacaagtatttgACATGGTTATTACCCTGGAAGGCCCCCTGGGATCTCGGTGTCTGCTGCTCTCGCTTCTGCTGCTCGTAGCCTGGGAGGAGGGCAGCTGCCAGGTTCAGTACTCGGTCCCGGAGGAGGCTAAACATGGCACCTTCGTAGGCCGCATCGCCCAGGACCTGGGGCTGGAGCTGGCGGAGCTGGTGCCGCGCCTTTTCCGAGTCGAGTCCAAAGGCCGCGGGGATCTTCTCGAGGTAAATCTGCAGAATGGTATTTTGTTTGTGAATTCTCGGATCGACCGCGAGGAGCTGTGTGGGCGAAACGCAGAGTGCAGCATCCACCTGGAGGTGATCGTGGACAGGCCGCTGCAGGTTTTCCATGTGGAAGTGGTGGTGAAGGACATTAATGACAACCCGCCTGTGTTTCGTTTAAAGGAGCAAAGAGTGCTGATTTACGAATCAAGGCTGCCAGATTCTCTGTTTCCACTAGAGGGCGCGTCAGATGCGGATGTTGGCTCAAATTCTCTTttaacctatagactcagttccAGCGAATACTTCTCCCTAGATGTGAAAACAAACAGTGATGACAATACACAAATTGGGCTCGTATTAAAGAAATCCTTGGACAGAGAGGAAGCTCCCGAACATAACTTATTTCTGACAGCCACCGACGGAGGCAAACCTGAACTCACAGGCACTGTTCAGCTGCTGGTCACTGTGCTGGACGTGAATGACAATGCTCCCGGTTTCGAACAGACTGAATATGAAGTAAGAATATTCGAAAACTCGGCTAACGGAACAATAGTAATCAGACTTAATGCTTCTGATCGGGATGAAGGAGTGAATGGGGAGATTTCATACTCTTTTAATAGTCTCGTTCCAACCATGGTTAGCGACCAGTTTAAAATAGATCCAAATACTGGAGAAATAGTAATTAGAGGGAATTTagattttgaaaaagtaaatttatacAAAATTCGTATTGACGCGACGGACAAAGGCCACCCACCCATGGCTGGTCATTGCACCGTTTTATTGAAGGTTTTGGATGAAAATGATAATGTCCCTCAGATTGCATTGACTTCTTTATCCTTACCTGTCCGAGAGGACGCTCAATTAGGTACTGTGATTGCCCTCATTAGCGTGTCAGATCTCGACTCCGGTGCCAACGGCCAGGTGACCTGCTTTCTGACACCCCATGTCCCCTTCAAGCTGGTGTCCACTTTCAAGAATTACTATTCGCTGGTGCTGGACAGCGCCCTGGACCGCGAGAGCGTGGCGAACTATGAGCTGCTGGTGACCGCACGGGACGGGGGCTCGCCTTCGCTGTCGGCCACGGCCAGCGTGTCCGTGGAAGTGGCCGACGTGAACGACAACGCGCCGACATTCGCGCAGGCCGAGTACACGGTGTTCGTGAAGGAGAACAACCCTCCCGGCTGCCACATCTTCACGGTGTCCGCGCGGGACGCGGACGCGCAGGAGAACGCGCTGGTGTCCTACTCGCTGGTGGAGCGGCGGGTGGGCGAGCGTGCGCTGTCGAGCTACGTGTCGGTGCACGCGGAGAGCGGCAAGGTGTACGCGCTGCAGCCGCTGGACCACGAGGAGCTGGAGCTGCTGCAGTTCCAAGTGAGCGCGCGCGACGCGGGCGTGCCTCCGCTGGGCAGCAACGTGACGCTGCAGGTGTTCGTGCTGGACGAGAACGACAACGCGCCCGCGCTGCTGCCGCTGCCtggggcgggcggcgcgggcggcgccgTGAGCGAGCTGGTGTGGCGGTCGGTGGGCGCGGGCCACGTGGTGGCGAAGGTGCGCGCGGTGGACGCCGACTCGGGCTACAACGCGTGGCTGTCGTACGAGCTGCAGCCGGCGGCGGGTGGCGCGCGCAGCCCGTTCCGCGTGGCGCTGTACACGGGCGAGATCAGCACGACGCGCAGCCTGGACGAGGCGGACTCGCCGCGCCAGCGCCTGCTGGTGCTGGTGAGGGACCACGGCGAGCCGGCGCTGACGGCCACGGCCACCGTGCTGCTGTCGCTGGTGGAGAGCGGCCAGGCGCCCAAGGCCTCGTCGCGGGTGTTGGCGGGCGCCGCCGGCGCGGAGGCGGCGCTGGTGGATGTCAACGTGTACCTGATCATCGCCATCTGCGCGGTGTCCAGCCTGCTGGTGCTCACGCTGCTGCTGTACGTGGCGCTGCGGTGCTCGGCGCCGCCCAGCGAGGGCGCGTGCGGGCCGGGGAAGCCCACGCTGGTGTGTTCCAGCGCGGTGGGGAGCTGGTCGTACTCGCAGCAGAGGCGGCAGAGGGTGTGCTCTGGGGAGGGTCCGCCCAAGACCGACCTCATGGCTTTCAGCCCTGGCCATCCACCCTGTCCATTAGTGGGTGATACGAGCCAACATCAGGATTTAAATGATGATCATTGTGCCAAG tgtagaaagagaaattcaagGGAATTTGCACTTTGA